From Schistocerca cancellata isolate TAMUIC-IGC-003103 chromosome 6, iqSchCanc2.1, whole genome shotgun sequence, a single genomic window includes:
- the LOC126088538 gene encoding transcription initiation factor TFIID subunit 12-like translates to MNFNGETGKFILDSARQASPRLDHTPSPSPTKPATPVGSSNAAAGEETSLLSRSRLQALVRETDPSEQLDEDVEDMLLVLADQFVEEAVVAACKLAKHRKANTVEPRDVMLPLERHWNGWLPGCAGDEIRPARRNPVVEAHRQRLSLMRKAMKKY, encoded by the exons ATGAATTTCAATGGAGAAACAGGAAAGTTTAT TTTGGATAGTGCACGCCAAGCTAGTCCAAGGCTAGATCATACACCATCGCCATCTCCTACAAAACCAGCAACACCGGTTGGGAGCAGTAATGCAGCAGCAGGTGAAGAGACTAGCTTGCTGTCTCGTTCTCGCTTGCAAGCTCTGGTTCGTGAAACTGATCCATCTGAACAGTTAGATGAAGATGTGGAAGATATGCTGCTTGTTCTCGCTGACCAGTTTGTTGAGGAAGCTGTTGTGGCAGCATGCAAATTAGCAAAACATCGCAAGGCAAACACTGTAGAACCTCGTGATGTGATGCTTCCATTAGAAAGGCACTGGAATGGTTGGCTTCCAGGATGTGCAGGTGATGAAATACGACCTGCACGACGTAATCCAGTTGTGGAAGCTCACCGACAAAGGTTGTCCTTAATGCGAAAGGCCATGAAGAAATACTAA